The sequence CGCTACTGTTCCGGGCCATGCGAGCGATTGTTCTCGAGTCATATGGCGGCCCCGAAGTCCTCACCCCGATGGAGGTGCCCGACCCCACACCCGCTGCCGACGAGGTGCTGGTCGACATCGCCGCCACGGCGGTCAACCGTGCCGACCTCCTGCAGCGCATGGGCCTCTACCCGGGGCCGCCGATGGAACACGAGATCCCCGGCATGGAACTCGCGGGCCGGGTGGCCGCAGTCGGTGAGCGCGTGACCAGGTGGTCAGAGGGCGATGAGGTCATGGCCATCGTCGGCGGCGGTGCCTATGCGGAGAAGGTGGCTGTGCACGAGCGCCAGCTGATGCCGGTTCCAACCGTTGTCGGCCTGCCCGACGCCGGTGCCATCCCTGAGGTCTTCATCACGGCGTACGACGCGCTCGTGCTGCAGGGCGGACTCGGCGCCGGTGGTTGGGCGCTGGTTCACGCCGGAGCATCGGGTGTGGGAACGGCCGCCATACAGATCTGCAGGGCAGTCGGCGCCCGGGTGGCGGTGACGTGCTCGGCGGGCAAGGTCGAGGCCTGCCGCGAGCTGGGTGCAGACCTCGTGGTCGACTACACGTCGCAGGACTTCGTGGCAGAGGTCGGCCAGGCCACCTATGGCCACGGGGTCGACGTGGTGCTCGATGTGATCGGCGGCGACTACGTGCAGCGCAACGTGAGGGTGTCCGCGGTTGGCGGTCACATCATCCAGGTCGGCGTGATGGGCGGCGGAAAGGCCGAGGTCAACGTCGGAGACCTGTTGCCGAAGCGCCTGTCACTCACAGGCACGGTGCTGCGGGGCCGCCCGGTCGAGGAGAAGATCGCGGTCTCCCGGCGCTGTGAGCACGACCTCCTGCCGCTTTTCGACGCGGGAACGCTCCGCCCGGTCATCGACCGCCGCATGTCGCTGTGGGAGGTGGCAGAGGCACATGAACTGGTCGCAGCGAACGCCACGGTCGGCAAGGTGGTCCTGCAGCCCTGAGTGGTCCGCTCCGGCTCAGCGCACGGCCACTTCGCACACGGTGGTCTCGTAGGTCTCGTACCACTCCTGTGCGCCGCGGCGTTGTGCCTCGGCGTGCTCGGGGTTCGCACTCCAAGCAG is a genomic window of Actinomycetes bacterium containing:
- a CDS encoding NAD(P)H-quinone oxidoreductase; this encodes MRAIVLESYGGPEVLTPMEVPDPTPAADEVLVDIAATAVNRADLLQRMGLYPGPPMEHEIPGMELAGRVAAVGERVTRWSEGDEVMAIVGGGAYAEKVAVHERQLMPVPTVVGLPDAGAIPEVFITAYDALVLQGGLGAGGWALVHAGASGVGTAAIQICRAVGARVAVTCSAGKVEACRELGADLVVDYTSQDFVAEVGQATYGHGVDVVLDVIGGDYVQRNVRVSAVGGHIIQVGVMGGGKAEVNVGDLLPKRLSLTGTVLRGRPVEEKIAVSRRCEHDLLPLFDAGTLRPVIDRRMSLWEVAEAHELVAANATVGKVVLQP